The genomic stretch TTTAGCTAATGCTGCAGTAGCCTGGAGAGTTCTTAAAGAGTCTCTCCCTATGGGCAAGAGAGGAATGCGCGAGCGGAAACCTCGGTTCGAAATGATCATGATTCACCTGAAGAGACCGGTAGTTGGCCAGCTCCAAGTGATGTATTTTTTGGCTTCGTTTGCGATGGCGCACATGGAAGCGTCATTGTTTCTGTTTGTACAGGATGATTTTCAGTGGTCATTGACAAAGGCAGGTCTTGGCTTTGCCTACGTTGGAGTGATCATGGTGATTACCCAGGGCTATCTCATTCGCAAACTTTTGCCCAAGATCGGGGAAAAGCGAATGCTGATGTCGGGACTCGTCATGAAGGCCGCAGGGCTGTCTGGAATTGCCCTCTCGGGGCAGATTTGGGGACTGGCGGTTGCGGTGACCTTGCTTGGATTGGGGACAGGCTTTATTAATCCCGCCTTGTCTGGGTCCATTAGTTTGCTGACTCCTGAGGACCAGCAGGGGGGCGTGATGGGGGTCAACCAGAGCCTGTCCGCCTTGGGGCGAATTGTGGGGCCGGTTCTTGGTGGGTGGTTCTATAGAGACATCACACATCAGACGCCATTTTGGGCTGGAGCCATGATTGTCGTTGTTTCCCTCTTGATCGGTCTTTCTGTGTTTACCCGGTTACCCGTGCGAGCTCAAGAGGGCCGATAATGAAGTTGTTTGGTCGGTCAGAAGTCTGGGAAATTGGCCCGTTTCAGCTGGAGAATATCCTTACCAACATTCCTGTTTTTTGGTTTTTTGATTTGTCCAAAAGCCCATTGGGGGAAGGGGTCCTCGAGATGATGGGGGAAGTTCTTTCCCCCTGTGTAAAAATCCGGCCTGAAGGGGTTTTGGAGGAGCTAAAGAGAAAGGGGGCTAGCCTGGAGCAGCCG from Pseudobdellovibrionaceae bacterium encodes the following:
- a CDS encoding MFS transporter, translated to MSTKKKPLIVIFFTVFIDLIGFGIIIPLSPYLASEFGADALQVGLLMTVYSGAQFLFSPLWGQLSDKFGRRPIILMSLVGAGVAHLIFAMAQTYWLLFAARLFAGVFGANISTAMAYIADITEEKDRSKNMGLVGAAFGLGFVLGPALGALFGWVGELLGTAPPFGKSFAAVVASAICLANAAVAWRVLKESLPMGKRGMRERKPRFEMIMIHLKRPVVGQLQVMYFLASFAMAHMEASLFLFVQDDFQWSLTKAGLGFAYVGVIMVITQGYLIRKLLPKIGEKRMLMSGLVMKAAGLSGIALSGQIWGLAVAVTLLGLGTGFINPALSGSISLLTPEDQQGGVMGVNQSLSALGRIVGPVLGGWFYRDITHQTPFWAGAMIVVVSLLIGLSVFTRLPVRAQEGR
- a CDS encoding rhodanese-like domain-containing protein — protein: MKLFGRSEVWEIGPFQLENILTNIPVFWFFDLSKSPLGEGVLEMMGEVLSPCVKIRPEGVLEELKRKGASLEQPVVLICEDGKRSRKVALRLTKSKYLNVYVVAGGKQALAEYFKAPE